The following is a genomic window from Serratia ficaria.
CGCCTGCGGCGAAGTGACTTCGTGCACCAGATGGCGGTCGATATACAGCAGCGGCGTTTCGTTCGGCGCTTCGTAGACCACGTGGGCATCGTACAGCTTCTGATATAAGGTTTTGGCCATGTTATGCCCCCTGAGCTACAAAGCGGGCGATGATGTCGCCCATTTCATCGGTGCTGATGGCTTTGCCTTCACCGGCCAGATCGGCGGTGCGGTAGCCCTGTTCCAGCGCCTGGTTGATGGCGCGCTCGACGGCGTCGGCCGCCTCGAAGGCGCCCAGGCTGTAACGCAGCAGCAGGGTGGCGGACAGGATCTGGGCCACCGGGTTGGCGATGCCTTTGCCTGCGATGTCCGGCGCGGAGCCGCCCGCCGGCTCATACAGGCCGAAGCCTTGTTCGTTCAGGCTGGCGGAAGGCAGCATGCCCATCGAGCCGGTGATCATCGCGCACTCGTCGGACAGGATGTCGCCGAACAGGTTGGAGCACAGCAGCACGTCGAACTGGGACGGATCCTTAATCAGCTGCATGGTGGCGTTGTCGATGTACATGTGCGACAGCGACACGTCCGGATAGTCTTTGGCGACCTGATTGACCACTTCGCGCCACAGGATGGAGCTTTGCAGCACGTTGGCCTTGTCGATAGAGGTGACCTTGTTGCGGCGCTTGCGGGCGGATTCGAAGGCGATGCGCGCGATGCGTTCAATTTCGAAACGGTGATAGACCTCGGTATCGAAGGCGCGCTCCTGCATGCCCTGGCCTTCGCGGCCCTTCGGCTGGCCGAAGTAGATGCCGCCGGTCAGCTCCCGCACGCACAGGATATCGAAGCCGCGGGCGGCGATATCGGCGCGCAGCGGGCAGAACTCCTCCAGCCCCTGATACAGACGGGCGGGGCGCAGGTTGCTGAACAGTTTGAAGTGCTTGCGCAGCGGCAGCAGGGCGCCGCGTTCAGGCTGCTCGGCCGGCGGCAGGTGCTCCCATTTCGGGCCGCCCACCGAGCCGAACAGGATCGCATCCGCCTGCTCGCAGCCGGCCAGGGTCGCCGGCGGCAGCGGGCTGCCGTGGCGGTCGATGGCGATGCCGCCGACGTCGTATTCTGCGGTGGTGATGCGGATGTCAAAACGCTGACGCACCGCGTCCAACACCTTGTGCGCCTGGGCCATTACTTCCGGGCCGATTCCGTCTCCGGGCAAGACGGCAATATGGTAAGTCTTCGTCATGTTCACACCGTTTCCTGATTATTTTGATGTTTGCTTTGCTGCAAGCGCTGCTTTTCTTTTTCTACCTGCTGTGAGCGCCAAATATTATTCAATACGTGAACCATCGCCTTGGCGGAAGATTCGACGATGTCGGTCGCCAGGCCCACGCCGTGGAAGCGGCGGCCGTTATAGGACACCACGATGTCGACCTGGCCCAGCGCGTCGCGGCCCTGACCTTTGGCGGTCAGCTGGTATTTCACCAGTTCGATCGGGTAGCCGGTAATGCGGTTGATCGCCTGGTAGACCGCATCGACCGGGCCGTTGCCGGTGGCGGCTTCGGCTTTTTCTTCGCCGCCGCAGACCAATTTCACCGAGGCGGTGGCCATAATGCTGCTGCCGGACTGCACGCTGAAGTAATCCAGGCCGAAATGCTCCGGCTCTTCCTGCTGCTTGTTGATGAAGGCCAGGGCTTCCAGGTCATAATCGAATACCTGGCCCTTTTTGTCGGCCAGCTTCAGGAAGGCGGCGTACAGGGTATCCAGGTTGTAGTCCTGCTCCTGGTAGCCCATCTCTTCCATGCGATGTTTCACCGCCGCGCGGCCGGAGCGCGAGGTCAGGTTCAGCTGCACGTCTTTCAGGCCGATCGACTGCGGGGTCATGATTTCGTAGTTTTCGCGGTTCTTCAGCACGCCGTCCTGGTGAATGCCGGAGGAGTGGGCGAAGGCGTTGGAGCCGACGATGGCCTTGTTGGCCGGAATGGGCATGTTGCACAGCTGGCTGACGATTTGGCTGGTGCGGAAGATTTCCTGGTGATTGATGTTGGTGTGCACGTTCATGATGTCCTGGCGCACTTTAATCGCCATGATCACCTCTTCCAACGAGCAGTTGCCGGCGCGTTCGCCGATGCCGTTCAGGGTGCCTTCGACCTGGCGTGCGCCCGCCTGCACCGCGGCGATGGAGTTGCCGACCGCCATGCCCAGATCGTCGTGGCAGTGGACGGAAATAATGGCTTTGTCGATGTTTGGCACCCGGTCATACAGGGTAGTGATGATGCCGCCAAACTGGTTCGGTGTGGTGTAGCCGACGGTGTCCGGGATGTTGATGGTGGTGGCGCCGGCGTTGATGGCGGCTTCGACCACCCGGCACAGGTTGTCGATCGGCGTGCGGCCGGCGTCTTCACAGGAGAACTCCACGTCGTCGGTGTAGTTGCGGGCGCGTTTGACCGAGCGCACCGCCATCTCCAGCACTTCGTCGAACGAACGCTTCAGTTTCGATTCGATGTGCAGGGTCGAAGTGGCCAGGAAAACGTGGATGCGGAAGGCTTCGGCGACGCGCAGCGCTTCGGCGGCCACGTCGATGTCTTTATCGACGCAGCGGGCCAACCCGCAGACGCGGCTGTTCTTGATTTGGCGGGCGATGGTCTGCACGGATTCGAAGTCACCCGGCGAGGAGACCGGGAAGCCGACCTCCATCACGTCGACGCCCATTCTTTCCAGCGCCATCGCGATCTGAATCTTTTCTTTTACGCTCAGGCTGGCCTGCAGCGCCTGTTCACCGTCACGCAGCGTGGTATCGAAAATAATGACTTGTTGGCTCATCGGGGCGTTCCTTATCGTGTTGATTTCACGCTAAGCGGGTAAAAAAAAACCCGCGCAGTAGCGCGGGTTTCTTATGGATGATGGGCTGAGTCAGCTCTGAACTCCGTCCACCAGCATACCGCGCAAACAAGATGCGTTAAGTAGTAGGCCTAGTAGACGGTGAGTACGGATCATGAGGGTTCAGCTTCTCTTAAATTTGTGTCGTTGCCTAATTTGATACTTTATTGGCCTGGCGATGTCAACACCTGATTGAATGCACGGGTAATTCGCCGCGGGCAAATTGGCGCCGGATGAAAGCAGAGGATAGTTCGGTGAAAAAGCGATGGGTCAGCGTAAAAGAAGGGGGCGGTTTGCGCGCTGCTTAGCATAAACGAATCGAATATATACGGCGGCAATTGCTTCTACTTCTAATTGGGTTAAAATTTATGGGAGGCAATAAGTGGCATCGACTGCGGAGAATGAGAGGCTTTTTATTGTTTTAGCAAATGCTTTAATGAAAATGCATGTGTTTTATTTATTGCCTTGAGAATAAAACCCTCCGTCGCGGTGTGTTTACATAAATTATTGATGGGTTTTAAGTAGTTTGATGGTTCATGATGTGTTTTTATAGTTTGTCTTATAAGACGAGGCCGATTTTAGCGCCTCATGATTATTGCTACCTATTTATTAGTATGACATTGGCTGAGCCTCTCTCGGTTGAATGAGCGGCCTCTGCCGTGCGCCCTGTATTCGTGTTATGGCATGACATTTATCAACTGAATTGAAGGGTGATGGTTGTGTCGTGTGTGAATAAATCAATGCGGCTTATCATTGTTTCTTCTGCATAGGGATTGGATTAACTACACAGGATAGAGTGGAGTGAGATATGGCTGAATATGATTCAGAAGTGATCAGGGTTAAAGAACCGTCGGATATTCATTTGCGCAGCGTCGATCTTAATTTGTTGACCGTTTTCGATTCGGTCATGCAAATGCAGAATATTACGCGGGCCGCCAATTCGCTGGGGATGTCGCAGCCGGCGGTGAGCAACGCCGTCGCGCGTCTGAAGGTGATGTTTAACGACGAACTGTTCGTGCGCTGCGGGCGCGGGATCCAACCCACCATGCGCGCCAGACAGCTGTTTGGGCCGGTGCGCCAGGCGCTGCAGCTGGTGCAAAATGAACTGCCCGGGGCAGAATTCGAACCGCTGAACAGCACGCGCGTTTTCTCGCTGTCGCTGTGCAGCCCGCTCGATTTACGCCTGGGCGCAAACATAATAAATCATCTAAAACAGATAGCGCCTCTGCTGAATTTGCAAATGAAGTCATATATTAACCATAACATCGAGCATCAATTGCGTTATCAGAACGTGGAATTCGTCATCGGCTACAGTCGTTTTGACTCGGAGGAGTTTCGCAATGTGGCATTATTTGACGATGAGTTAGTGCTGGCGGCGGCGCAGGAACATCCGCGAATCGCCGACCGCGTTACGCGGGATCAGGTTTTAACGGAACGGCATGCGGTCGTTTCCCTGGAGAGTTTCGGATCGTTCAGCAAACCTTACTATACCGATGAATTTATGCAGCGCGCCGTTATCCAGCAGTGCACCGATTTATACAGCGTATTGAATATGGTTTCCCTCACGGAGATGATCGCCATTGCTCCGGCCTGGCTGGTGCGTCAGCTGGCGACGTCGCTGAAAATAAAGGCGTTGCCTTTATGGCCGGAAGAAAATAAGGCGACCTGCTATCTGACCTGGCATGATTCTTCTGAACGAGATAAAGGGCATCAATGGATGAAGGCCGTATTGTCCGAGGCGGGCGCCTATAAATAAACCGCCGTTTGCTTATAAACAAGGCGTGACAATAACCATGACGATGGAGGAGGGGGAGCGAAAAGGTAAGAACTATCTGTATTTTTATTAAGATATTTCTTGGGGAAAGGGCGGGGATTTAATTGTTTTTCGTCATGCGATGATGAATTTATGAAAAACAATTAATATGAAGTTATATTCTGATTATTTGATTTTTACTGGTGTTTTTATCTGGCGTCAGGTCCGGCCCGCGGGGGCCGCCTTTTGTCGCCGGCATAAAACCTTTTCGCCGCCCCTTTGTCCAAGCGGTGGGTGCGGTGAAGTTAGCCTGAGTTTTAGCTCACACTTCTACGCTGAAATACCTTTTCCCGCTGCCGGAGAGTAGGTAGACTGCGCGAAAAAAAGTACACACCTGTAAGCTGAGACGCGGGGTAAGGCCCCTGCGCAAGGTTAACTGTTTGATTCATTTCAGGCTTAGAGCGCTATGATCAATAATCTGCTGCACTACCATCTGACTCATCGTATACAGCACCATGTCTCCCACCGTGCCGATCGCACAGCTTTTCGCCAATGGTCTCCTCAGGGGGAGACGCAACTGACCTGGAAGCAGGCCGACGTTCGCATCACCCGCATCGCCAGCGCCTTGTTGGCGTTGGGCGCCGAGGTGCAGGAGCGCATCGCGATATTCGCCAACAACAGCATGGCCTGGTCGCTGGCCGACCTGGCCATTTTGCAGCTGCGCGCGGTCAGCGTGCCGCTGTACGCCACCAACACGCCGGCCCAGGCCGCCTTTATCATTAATGACGCCGATATTCGCATCCTGTTCGTCGGCGAACAGGCGCAGCTGGATGCGGCGATAGCCCTGCGCGGCGTGTGTCCGCAGCTGAGCCACATCATCGTGTTTGATGACGCGGCCGATCTGCGCGGCTGCGAAATCGCCCGCCCTTTGAGCGCCTTCGAGCGGGCAGCCGAACCGGCGGCCTATGAAGCGCAGCGGCGGCAGCGCATCGCCGATTGCGACCTGCAGGATCTCCTTACGCTGATTTACACCTCCGGCACCACCGGGGAGCCCAAGGGCGTGATGCTGGACTATCGCAACCTGGCGGCGCAGCTCTCGCTGCACGATGAGCGGCTGACGGTCAATGAGGAAGACGTTTCACTCAGCTTCCTGCCGCTGTCGCACGTATTCGAACGCGCCTGGAGCTTCTTCATCATGCATTCAGGCGCGCAAAACGTGTATTTGCCGAATACCGACTGGGTACGCGAGGCGATGGCGCAGGTGCGCCCGACGCTGATGTGCGCGGTACCGCGCTTCTACGAAAAGATCTTCAGCGCGGTGCAGGAAAAGGTGGCGCGCGCGCCCTGGCTGCGCCGCGCTCTGTTCCATTGGGCGATGGTCTGCGGCGAACGCAAGTTCCTGCAGGAGCGCGCCGGTAAGCCGTTGGGCAAGCTGTTTGCGCTTTCTCACCGCTGGGCCGATAAGCTGGTGCTGAGCAAGCTGCGCGGCATTCTCGGCGGGCGGGTGCGATTTCTGCCCGCGGCGGGCGCCAAGCTGGACGACAACGTGATCCTGTTTTTCCAGGCGATGGGCGTCAACATCAAATACGGCTACGGCATGACCGAAACCTGCGCCACCGTGTCCTGCTGGGAAGAGGGCAACTTCCGTTTCGGCTCGATCGGCAAGCCCTTGCCGGGCGTGGAAGTGCGCATTGGCGAGGAGAGCGAGATCCAGCTGCGCGGGCCGATCGTCATGCGCGGCTATTTCAACAAGCCGTTGGAAACCGCCGCCGCCTTCACCGGCGACGGCTGGCTGAAGACCGGCGACGCCGGCGCGCTCGATGAGGAGGGCAACCTGTTCATTACCGAACGGCTGAAAGACCTGATGAAAACCTCCGGCGGCAAGTATATCGCGCCGCAGATGCTGGAGGGCACGCTGGCGCAGGATCGCTTTATCGAACAGGTGGCGATCATCGCCGACGCGCGCAAGTTTGTTTCCGCACTGATCGTGCCCTGTTTCGAATCCCTGGAAGAATACGCCAAGTCGGTCAATTTGAAATATCATGATCGGCTGGATCTGCTGCGCCACAGCCATATTATCGAGATGTTCGAAAATCGCCTGCGCGACATGCAAAAAGAGCTGGCGCGTTTCGAGCAGGTGAAAAAGTTTACCCTGCTGCCGGCGGCCTTTTCGATGGAGCTGGGCGAGCTGACGCCGACCCTGAAGCTGCGCCGCAGGGTGATCCTGCAACGCTACCGGCGAGAAATCGATTCGATGTACCGGGAGCAGGCCTGAAACCGCCACCGGGCAGCCTGCCCGGCGAAAAAATCGGCAGATTTTCCGCCTGATATAGTTCTGTAATTCCCCACCGGTTTGAAACAATGCCTAGCCTGATAGCCACGGGGCTAGTGCATTGTTTTTATAAAGCGCCAATCTCCAGCCGCTTGGCAATAACCCTGGCATCTTTAAGCCATTTTGCCGTTTGCCTGCCCCATATTCTGACGTTATGTTAATCAGTTATAGTCAATCCATAAAAACGTTGGGGCATTAGCCGCAGCAGGCGCCACGTTCCGGCGCCCGACAAGAATAAGCAAGCCTGGAGGCAAAACCATGGAGATGTTGTCAGGAGCCGAGATGGTCGTTCGATCGTTGATCGATCAGGGCGTTAAGCATGTATTCGGCTATCCGGGCGGGGCGGTACTCGATATCTACGACGCCCTGCATACGGTGGGGGGAATCGATCATATTCTGGTGCGCCACGAGCAGGGGGCGGTGCACATGGCCGACGGTTATGCGCGCGCCACCGGCGAGGTCGGCGTGGTGCTGGTCACCTCCGGCCCCGGCGCCACCAATGCCATCACCGGCATCGCCACCGCCTATATGGACTCCATTCCGATGGTGGTGCTGTCGGGCCAGGTTCCCAGCTCGCTGATTGGCTACGACGCCTTTCAGGAGTGCGACATGGTGGGCATCTCGCGCCCGGTAGTGAAACACAGCTTTCTGGTGAAACGCACCGAAGACATTCCCGGGGTGCTGAAAAAAGCGTTCTATCTGGCGTCGACCGGCCGGCCAGGCCCGGTGGTGATCGACCTGCCGAAAGACATCGTCGGTCCGGCGGTCAGGCTGCCTTACGCCTATCCGCAGGACGTGAGCATGCGTTCCTATAACCCGACTGTCCAGGGGCATCGCGGGCAGATCAAGCGCGCGCTGCAAACCATTTTGGCGGCCAAGCGGCCGGTGATGTACGTCGGCGGCGGGGCGATCAACGCGGCCTGCGACGGCGAACTGCTGGCGCTGGCGGAGAAACTGAACCTGCCGGTCACCTGCACCCTGATGGGGTTGGGCGCTTTCCCCGGCACCCATCGCCAGAGCGTCGGCATGCTGGGCATGCACGGCACCTATGAAGCCAACAAGACCATGCACCACTCCGACGTGATCTTCGCCGTCGGCGTGCGCTTCGATGACCGCACCACCAACAATCTGGCCAAGTACTGCCCGGACGCCACCGTGCTGCACATCGATATCGATCCGACCTCGATCTCCAAAACGGTGGATGCCGACATCCCGATCGTCGGCGACGCCAAACAGGTACTGTCCCAGATGCTGGAGCTGCTGGCGCAGGACGACAAGGCGCAGGACTTCGATGCGCTGCGCGACTGGTGGCAGTCTATCGAACAGTGGCGGGCGCGCGACTGCCTGGGCTATGACAAACACAGCGGCACCATCAAGCCGCAGGCGGTGATTGAAACGCTGCATCGCCTGACCAAGGGGGACGCGTATGTGACCTCCGACGTGGGCCAACACCAGATGTTCGCCGCGCTTTACTACCCGTTCGACAAACCGCGCCGCTGGATCAACTCCGGCGGCCTCGGCACCATGGGCTTCGGCCTGCCGGCGGCGCTGGGCGTCAAGCTGGCGCTGCCGGAGGAAACCGTGGTCTGCGTGACCGGCGACGGCAGTATTCAGATGAATATCCAGGAACTGTCCACCGCGCTGCAGTACAACCTGCCGGTGGTGGTGGTGAATCTGAACAACCGCTATCTGGGCATGGTGAAACAGTGGCAGGACATGATCTACTCCGGCCGCCACTCGCAATCCTATATGGATTCGCTGCCGGACTTCGTCAAGCTGGCGGAGGCTTACGGCCATGTCGGCATCGCCATTCGCACCCCGGATGAGCTGGAAAGCAAGCTGGCGCAGGCGTTGGCCGAGAAAGAACGCTTGGTGTTCGTCGACGTGACCGTCGATGAGACCGAACATGTTTATCCAATGCAGATCCGCGGTGGAAGCATGGACGAGATGTGGTTAAGCAAAACGGAGAGGACCTGATCATGCGCCGTATTTTATCTGTCTTGTTGGAAAACGAATCCGGCGCGTTATCGCGCGTGGTCGGGCTGTTCTCCCAGCGCGGCTACAACATTGAAAGCCTGACGGTGGCCCCGACCGACGATCCGACGCTGTCGCGCATGACCATCCAGACCGTCGGCGACGAGAAGGTGCTGGAGCAGATCGAAAAGCAGCTGCACAAGCTGGTGGACGTGCTGCGCGTCAGCGAACTGGTGCAGGGCGCCCACGTCGAACGCGAAATCATGCTGGTGAAGCTGCAGGCCAGCGGCTACGGCCGCGAAGAGGTGAAGCGCTGCGCCGATATTTTCCGCGGCCAGATCGTTGACGTCACCGCGACGCTGTATACCGTTCAGCTGGCGGGCACCAGCGACAAGCTGGACGCCTTCCTGAACGCGGTGCGCGAAGTGGCGGAGATCGTGGAAGTGGCGCGCTCCGGCGTGGTCGGCGTGTCGCGCGGCGACAAAATCATGCGCTGAAGTTCGGATTGGTATAATTTAAGGGCGCGGCATGGCTGCGCCCTTTGTTTTTCGGCGTTTTTTGCCTGTTTGCCGGCACCTTTCGGCAAAAGCGGTTGCTAGGCAGTGTTTTCTGCTGTTAGATCGCAGAAGCTGGATTGAATAACCGCACGGGATGCGATGGTTAATCCGAGCCCAGCTTACACTTCTATTTTCAGCGTCATTAAGGGGTTAATGTGAAACTGGATGAAATCGCGCGTCTCGCGGGCGTTTCGCGCACCACGGCCAGTTATGTCATCAACGGCAAGGCGAAGCAGTATCGTGTCAGCGATAAAACCGTCGAGAAAGTGATGGCCGTGGTCAGGGAGCACAACTATCACCCGAATGCCGTCGCGGCAGGGCTGCGCGCCGGGCGGACCCGCTCTATCGGCCTGGTGATACCGGATCTGGAAAACACCAGCTACACCCGCATCGCCAATTATCTGGAGCGCCAGGCGCGCCAGCGTGGCTACCAGCTGTTGATCGCCTGTTCGGAAGACCAGCCGGACAACGAAATGCGCTGCATCGAACATCTGCTGCAGCGCCAGGTGGACGCGATCATCGTCTCCACCGCCTTACCGCCGGAACACCCGTTCTATCAACGCTGGGCCAAGGATCCGCTGCCGATCATCGCCTTGGACCGCGCGCTGGATCGCGAGCATTTCATCAGCGTGGTGGGGGCCGATCAGGAAGACTCCTTTGCGCTGGCGCAGGAGCTGCGCAGCTTCCCGGCGGAGTCGGTGCTGTACCTGGGGGCGTTGCCGGAGCTGTCCGTCAGCTTCCTGCGCGAGCAGGGGTTCCGTCAGGCCTGGCAAGACGATCCGCGCCATGTCGATTATCTGTATGCCAACAGCTATGAGCGCGAAGCCGCCGGTGCGCTGTTTGCCGAATGGCTGAAAACGCACCCGATGCCGCAGGCGCTGTTCACCACCTCGTTCTCTTTGCTGCAGGGCGTGATGGACGTCACCCTGAAGCAGCGCGGCCGCTTGCCGACCGATCTGGCGATCGCCACCTTCGGCGACCACGAGCTGCTGGATTTCCTGGAGTGTCCGGTGCTGGCGGTAGCGCAGCGTCACCGCGACGTTGCGGAACGCGTGTTGGAGCTGGTGTTGGCCAGCCTCGATGAGCCGCGCAAACCCAAACCGGGTTTGACGCGCATTCGCCGCAACCTGTTCCGCCGCGGCAGCCTCAGCCGCAAGTAATGCCCGCCGCCGGGCCTCCCGCGTGAGGCCCGGTATCTCAAACGTATCCCGTCACGCCAAACAGCCGTCGGCAATATTCCAGAAAATAACCGTACGCCACGCCCATCGCCATCGACACGACCGCATTGCTGGCGACAGCCGCGGCCATTTGCTGCCCGTCGGCGCCGACGCTCCACAGGATCGCCGCATAAACCGGCGACTGAAAGCTGACGTAGGCCAGCAGGTCGGCGAGGTTGCGCAATAGAAACTGGCCGCGTGGGCTACGGCGGGCGGTGCGGATAAACAGGTCGCGGTAGCGCCCATAGGGCCAGGCGATCAGGATATTGACCGGGATCGACAACAGGCGCGAGGAAAGGGACTGCTGGAAACTCATGCCTGAGATCAACACTTCTATCGCCATACCGGCGATAAAGCAGTACACCACCAGCGCAAAGGTATCGGCGGCGGCGCTGCGCCAGCGGGCGGTGGGCGAAAGCATGGTGCATCCTCGACTTTTTATTGTTAATATTCTGTTAATTGCGTTGTGTGTGGTGGTTAATTTTGGTTTTTGCGTCAATTTATAGTGTACTAATCTGATGGTGGTTTTTTAACTAGCGGGATGTTTTTATTTTTAACATCTGGCTGATTTTTATGCTGATAGCGGTCGGCTAAATCTGGCGCGAAGGGATTAAAATCGAGTTTTTTAAATAAGTCGATTAAAAACAACACGTTGCATTTTTTCGGTTTCAACGGCGGTTTTTCAAAGAAAAAATTGTGGGAATAAAGGTGTAAGAAAATGAAACCATAATTGTAAACAGGTATTTTGGGAATAATCTTACCGAGTTGATTTAAATCGAAATTGGCTCTGCTCGTAATATCCGAGCCATTTATTTTTTCTCCGGCCTCATCATTGCCGCTTCAATTGAAGTAAAATAGCGCGCGGCCCCGACGGCAATTACCGTTGAGCGTTATTAACTCAAGGGGTTATGCCCTATTTCGCCGACCGGGGCGCGCTGCGCCGAGCCTTGGCTGGCGCGGAGCGGCATGAGATACAGGCATGCGATTGCCGAGCTGAAAAATGAGACATCGATTGCAGAAGGAAGTAATGAGTTAATTAATCGCCAATTTGTCAGGTTTTTAATCAGGCTCTTTCCGCTTAGAAAATTCTCTCCGTTTATCATGGTGTTAATTTTTAATCGTCGAACAAATAGAGTTCCTTTCGCGAGTCAGCTCCCAAAATGACCAGAGAAATATTGCCAAAGCGCTGCCGCTCTGGCTTGACAAGGTTTTCATACCCTCCGTAAACTCCATTATGTGGGAATTTGTGGGGTAAAGTGGTGAAAACGGTCATGAAGGGGTAGCTCAGGAATGTTCCGTGGGGCAACGATGGTCAACCTCGACAGCAAAGGGCGGCTTGCCGTACCAACCCGATATCGGGATTTGCTGAACGAGGAATCGCAAGGCCAAATGGTCTGTACCATTGACCTCCATCAGCCCTGCCTGCTGCTTTATCCTTTACCCGAAT
Proteins encoded in this region:
- the leuB gene encoding 3-isopropylmalate dehydrogenase, whose translation is MTKTYHIAVLPGDGIGPEVMAQAHKVLDAVRQRFDIRITTAEYDVGGIAIDRHGSPLPPATLAGCEQADAILFGSVGGPKWEHLPPAEQPERGALLPLRKHFKLFSNLRPARLYQGLEEFCPLRADIAARGFDILCVRELTGGIYFGQPKGREGQGMQERAFDTEVYHRFEIERIARIAFESARKRRNKVTSIDKANVLQSSILWREVVNQVAKDYPDVSLSHMYIDNATMQLIKDPSQFDVLLCSNLFGDILSDECAMITGSMGMLPSASLNEQGFGLYEPAGGSAPDIAGKGIANPVAQILSATLLLRYSLGAFEAADAVERAINQALEQGYRTADLAGEGKAISTDEMGDIIARFVAQGA
- the ilvN gene encoding acetolactate synthase small subunit → MRRILSVLLENESGALSRVVGLFSQRGYNIESLTVAPTDDPTLSRMTIQTVGDEKVLEQIEKQLHKLVDVLRVSELVQGAHVEREIMLVKLQASGYGREEVKRCADIFRGQIVDVTATLYTVQLAGTSDKLDAFLNAVREVAEIVEVARSGVVGVSRGDKIMR
- the cra gene encoding catabolite repressor/activator yields the protein MKLDEIARLAGVSRTTASYVINGKAKQYRVSDKTVEKVMAVVREHNYHPNAVAAGLRAGRTRSIGLVIPDLENTSYTRIANYLERQARQRGYQLLIACSEDQPDNEMRCIEHLLQRQVDAIIVSTALPPEHPFYQRWAKDPLPIIALDRALDREHFISVVGADQEDSFALAQELRSFPAESVLYLGALPELSVSFLREQGFRQAWQDDPRHVDYLYANSYEREAAGALFAEWLKTHPMPQALFTTSFSLLQGVMDVTLKQRGRLPTDLAIATFGDHELLDFLECPVLAVAQRHRDVAERVLELVLASLDEPRKPKPGLTRIRRNLFRRGSLSRK
- a CDS encoding L-alanine exporter AlaE; translated protein: MLSPTARWRSAAADTFALVVYCFIAGMAIEVLISGMSFQQSLSSRLLSIPVNILIAWPYGRYRDLFIRTARRSPRGQFLLRNLADLLAYVSFQSPVYAAILWSVGADGQQMAAAVASNAVVSMAMGVAYGYFLEYCRRLFGVTGYV
- a CDS encoding AMP-dependent synthetase/ligase, whose translation is MINNLLHYHLTHRIQHHVSHRADRTAFRQWSPQGETQLTWKQADVRITRIASALLALGAEVQERIAIFANNSMAWSLADLAILQLRAVSVPLYATNTPAQAAFIINDADIRILFVGEQAQLDAAIALRGVCPQLSHIIVFDDAADLRGCEIARPLSAFERAAEPAAYEAQRRQRIADCDLQDLLTLIYTSGTTGEPKGVMLDYRNLAAQLSLHDERLTVNEEDVSLSFLPLSHVFERAWSFFIMHSGAQNVYLPNTDWVREAMAQVRPTLMCAVPRFYEKIFSAVQEKVARAPWLRRALFHWAMVCGERKFLQERAGKPLGKLFALSHRWADKLVLSKLRGILGGRVRFLPAAGAKLDDNVILFFQAMGVNIKYGYGMTETCATVSCWEEGNFRFGSIGKPLPGVEVRIGEESEIQLRGPIVMRGYFNKPLETAAAFTGDGWLKTGDAGALDEEGNLFITERLKDLMKTSGGKYIAPQMLEGTLAQDRFIEQVAIIADARKFVSALIVPCFESLEEYAKSVNLKYHDRLDLLRHSHIIEMFENRLRDMQKELARFEQVKKFTLLPAAFSMELGELTPTLKLRRRVILQRYRREIDSMYREQA
- the leuA gene encoding 2-isopropylmalate synthase, coding for MSQQVIIFDTTLRDGEQALQASLSVKEKIQIAMALERMGVDVMEVGFPVSSPGDFESVQTIARQIKNSRVCGLARCVDKDIDVAAEALRVAEAFRIHVFLATSTLHIESKLKRSFDEVLEMAVRSVKRARNYTDDVEFSCEDAGRTPIDNLCRVVEAAINAGATTINIPDTVGYTTPNQFGGIITTLYDRVPNIDKAIISVHCHDDLGMAVGNSIAAVQAGARQVEGTLNGIGERAGNCSLEEVIMAIKVRQDIMNVHTNINHQEIFRTSQIVSQLCNMPIPANKAIVGSNAFAHSSGIHQDGVLKNRENYEIMTPQSIGLKDVQLNLTSRSGRAAVKHRMEEMGYQEQDYNLDTLYAAFLKLADKKGQVFDYDLEALAFINKQQEEPEHFGLDYFSVQSGSSIMATASVKLVCGGEEKAEAATGNGPVDAVYQAINRITGYPIELVKYQLTAKGQGRDALGQVDIVVSYNGRRFHGVGLATDIVESSAKAMVHVLNNIWRSQQVEKEKQRLQQSKHQNNQETV
- the ilvI gene encoding acetolactate synthase 3 large subunit, which encodes MEMLSGAEMVVRSLIDQGVKHVFGYPGGAVLDIYDALHTVGGIDHILVRHEQGAVHMADGYARATGEVGVVLVTSGPGATNAITGIATAYMDSIPMVVLSGQVPSSLIGYDAFQECDMVGISRPVVKHSFLVKRTEDIPGVLKKAFYLASTGRPGPVVIDLPKDIVGPAVRLPYAYPQDVSMRSYNPTVQGHRGQIKRALQTILAAKRPVMYVGGGAINAACDGELLALAEKLNLPVTCTLMGLGAFPGTHRQSVGMLGMHGTYEANKTMHHSDVIFAVGVRFDDRTTNNLAKYCPDATVLHIDIDPTSISKTVDADIPIVGDAKQVLSQMLELLAQDDKAQDFDALRDWWQSIEQWRARDCLGYDKHSGTIKPQAVIETLHRLTKGDAYVTSDVGQHQMFAALYYPFDKPRRWINSGGLGTMGFGLPAALGVKLALPEETVVCVTGDGSIQMNIQELSTALQYNLPVVVVNLNNRYLGMVKQWQDMIYSGRHSQSYMDSLPDFVKLAEAYGHVGIAIRTPDELESKLAQALAEKERLVFVDVTVDETEHVYPMQIRGGSMDEMWLSKTERT
- the leuO gene encoding transcriptional regulator LeuO, which translates into the protein MAEYDSEVIRVKEPSDIHLRSVDLNLLTVFDSVMQMQNITRAANSLGMSQPAVSNAVARLKVMFNDELFVRCGRGIQPTMRARQLFGPVRQALQLVQNELPGAEFEPLNSTRVFSLSLCSPLDLRLGANIINHLKQIAPLLNLQMKSYINHNIEHQLRYQNVEFVIGYSRFDSEEFRNVALFDDELVLAAAQEHPRIADRVTRDQVLTERHAVVSLESFGSFSKPYYTDEFMQRAVIQQCTDLYSVLNMVSLTEMIAIAPAWLVRQLATSLKIKALPLWPEENKATCYLTWHDSSERDKGHQWMKAVLSEAGAYK